One genomic window of Haliotis asinina isolate JCU_RB_2024 chromosome 4, JCU_Hal_asi_v2, whole genome shotgun sequence includes the following:
- the LOC137282784 gene encoding monocarboxylate transporter 12-like: MSDRREPWAWVVVVASLCALFLNTSLSYVAGVMHVALLETFQDDVTLTSWIGSLYSCMFALSAPVASFIINRWNCRCCVIVSGVLGLVGFASSSLAHDIRWLFLTYALMAGLGQGLCLTGCLVLLGFYFKKQTSLATGIGIAGCGLGNFLLPPLTQHLVDGYGLKGAFLLLGALAFQSCVCGFLMRPSQHERQSHESKKADGKTSQENLASRCQSCFNKIRSCSIPPFLDMSFSLYLLSVIVFTTGLSIQKLYLPDFFMKQGSTFQDASSLVSFIGIGGILSRICLGFAATDPSIGPLLLYIGVNGLTSVLVYFLYSLTRTPVLKIVFSFCYGLYNGGTWSLLNPITYNTVGVQHLASAMGLVMFTSGGGFLVGGPIAGMLLEATGHYHTTFMFSGSCFLLASIFGLLMICVRSEPPDRGTPLATTLPESEAMEA, translated from the exons ATGTCCGACCGACGTGAGCCATGGGCATGGGTGGTGGTTGTAGCGTCACTTTGTGCGCTATTTCTGAACACGAGCCTCTCCTATGTTGCTGGCGTCATGCACGTGGCGCTCCTCGAGACGTTTCAAGATGACGTCACACTGACGTCATGGATCGGCTCTCTCTACTCCTGCATGTTTGCCCTTTCAG CCCCCGTTGCCAGCTTCATCATCAACAGATGGAACTGTCGGTGTTGTGTCATAGTTAGTGGTGTGCTTGGCCTCGTAGGGTTTGCTTCCAGTAGCCTCGCTCATGATATACGCTGGCTCTTCCTCACATACGCCCTGATGGCGG GACTTGGCCAAGGGTTGTGTCTCACTGGGTGTTTGGTGCTGCTCGGCTTTTACTTCAAGAAGCAGACAAGTCTAGCCACGGGGATAGGAATAGCTGGGTGTGGACTTGGTAACTTCCTCCTTCCCCCTCTCACACAGCATCTGGTGGACGGGTATGGACTCAAGGGAGCCTTTCTGCTTCTTGGAGCATTGGCCTTTCAGTCTTGTGTCTGTGGTTTTCTCATGAGACCATCCCAGCATGAACGCCAAAGTCACGAGAGCAAAAAAGCAGATGGAAAAACCAGTCAGGAGAACCTAGCCTCAAGATGCCAATCCTGCTTCAACAAAATCCGCTCATGCTCTATACCACCCTTCCTAGACATGTCCTTTTCCTTGTATCTGTTAAGCGTTATAGTTTTCACAACTGGACTCTCTATCCAGAAGCTCTACCTGCCCGACTTCTTCATGAAACAAGGCTCTACCTTCCAAGACGCTTCTTCACTTGTATCATTTATTGGTATCGGTGGAATTCTGTCCAGGATTTGCCTCGGATTCGCTGCAACGGATCCCTCAATTGGACCATTGCTTCTTTACATAGGGGTCAATGGTCTGACAAGTGTTCTTGTGTACTTCCTATACTCATTAACTCGAACTCCTGTGTTAAAGATAGTATTTTCGTTTTGTTACGGACTTTATAATGGTGGCACCTGGTCCCTGTTAAACCCAATAACATATAACACCGTGGGAGTACAACATCTAGCATCAGCCATGGGCTTGGTGATGTTTACAAGCGGAGGTGGCTTCCTCGTAGGAGGGCCCATTGCAG GAATGCTGCTTGAGGCGACTGGACATTATCACACTACATTCATGTTTTCAG GCTCCTGTTTTCTCCTGGCCTCCATATTTGGTTTACTGATGATCTGTGTGAGGTCCGAACCTCCAGACCGAGGCACACCACTTGCTACAACCCTACCGGAAAGCGAGGCCATGGAAGCTTAA